The DNA segment TACTTAGAAAAGCGATAGTTACCGGGGCAGCTCGATACTGAAAATCGTTGGTTTACCCGGCGTGGACGTAACACTGATTTGCCCCCGATGGAGTCGAACGATACGCTCTACGAGTGACAATCCTACGCCATACCCACGCACATCGGCGGTCTGGCGGCTGCGATAGAAGGGTTCAAAAATATAGGGCAGGTCGGCGGTCGGAATGGCCTGACCGGTATTCTGAATCTGGACTTTCACGACGTCTTTGCTAAAGTCCATCTGCACCAGTGCCTGCCCATTGTCAGAAAATTTGCAGGCGTTTTCCGTCAGGTTTTTTAAGGCCGTAGCCAGCAGGGTCCGGTTACCCTGCACAGCGAGCCGATCAGAATCATCGGGTAGTGCGCCGAGTTCTATGTTAATCTGATAACGAGGATGGGTCGCGATAACCTCGTCGCGAATATCCCACATGATTTCGTCCATCCGCACGCTATCTGCCAGTAAGCTGGTTGCATCCTCCTGGTTGACCTGTGAGAGTTGCAGCAACTCGTGCGTCAACGCGACCAGATCACCGACATCATCCAGCACAGACCGTATCGTTTGCCGGTAAGCCGCTGGTTCCCGCTGGTTTAGCAGGCTCACTTCCAGTTGCGAACTAATCTGAGTAAGGGGATTTTTCAACTCATGGGACACGTTAGCCACGAACATTCGCTGCAATCGAAATGACTCGGCCACCCGATCCAGCAGTCGATTGATCGTCGATGATAACCGGCTGATCTCGTCATCCTCTTTGTTGATACGCAGCCGTTCATCCCGATTACGGGGGAAGATGGCGCTGACGGTCTGGTCGATCTGCTGCATGGGTTGCAGAGCATCGCCCGCAAAGAACCAGCCAGCGAAGGCCGTGATGCCCACGATCAGGCAAAACAAGCCAGTCAGTGACCAGATAAGCCGTCGTAGAAACTCATCGCCATAAGTGTTTTCGGCGCTGGCCACCACCACATATTGACCAGACGCCGTCATGAACCGAATACCCGACAGGTAAAACCCATGCTGCCGGAAATCCTTTTTTTTATGTTGCCTGATATCAGCCAGTATAGCTTTCGACAGGGTTATCGGCCGGGTTTCATTCGCGATAAAAATGATCGAATCCCGGCTATCGAAAATTATAATTTGCTGATTCGGTAGGTGGTCTTTCCGGATTCGGCCCAACTGCTGAATCAGTCGGGCATCCAGCCGATGTCGAATAAGCATGTCGCCCGTTGTGTTGGCTTTTCGGTCAAGTCGCCGGTAAAAGTCAGACGAAATGAAAAGCCAGCAGAACGCATAAATACTCACGAACGCCAGCAGTAAGATGCTGGACACCAAGCTTGTAAAACGTAAGGTTAGCCGTTTGCGAATCGTCATGACTGGACAAAGGAGTAAGGGCACAGGGTGCGTACAAATCGCCCGCTGCCCAACGCCCGTTACTCTTCTTTGAACATATAACCCATACCGAAGTGGGTATGGATTAACTTTTTCGAAAAATCCCGATCGATCTTTTTACGCAGGTAGTTGATATAGACTTCCACGACGTTGGTGCCCGTATCGAAGTTAAGATCCCAGACGTGCTCGGCAATGGATGGCTTCGACAGTACGCGACCCTGATTGCGCATCAGAAACTCAAGCAGGGCAAATTCGCGGGCGGTCAGCTCAATTAACTGCCCATCGCGGGTAACGGTTTTGGCATCCAGATTCATTTCAACACCGCCATACCGTAACGTTTGAGCCGTCATGGACACCTGCGTACCCCGTTTGGTCAGGGACCGCACCCGAGCCAGCAGTTCGGCAAACTGAAAGGGTTTCGTCAGATACTGGTCCGCCCCGGCATCGAAACCCATAATTTTATCGTCGGTTTCGCCCAGTGCGGTCAACATCAGAATGGGCGTCGTTATGCCTTCTGCCCGTAGCTGCCGACAGAGTTCATACCCATTCAGCCCCGGCAGGATCAGATCCGTTATGATAGCCGCGTAATTAGTTTTGAGAGCCAGTCGTTTCGCGATAAGCCCATCGTACGCAATGTCAACCTCGAACTGACTCTCTTCCAATCCCTGCTGGATCGCCTGCAATGTCTTGGGTTCGTCTTCAACAACCAGGAGTTTCATACCGTACTGAAGAGAAAGGGTTTGTTGTCAAAAAAAGGGCAATCCGGCGGCAGAGCCTAACCAGAAAGTACGCTCCTTTTTACTGTAAACGAGTTTACGACGCTCATGTTCTCCGTAAATTCTATGACCCAACGGCTGCCTATCACTGCTTTTCACCCTGCCAACCCTGAGCACTCAATTAGGGCGTCGCTCAGGGCGTTCAGGACTGGCTTTCTTGCGTACAGACCACGATCACATATAGATAAAGACTGGTTTGCGTTTAT comes from the Spirosoma agri genome and includes:
- a CDS encoding sensor histidine kinase, whose product is MTIRKRLTLRFTSLVSSILLLAFVSIYAFCWLFISSDFYRRLDRKANTTGDMLIRHRLDARLIQQLGRIRKDHLPNQQIIIFDSRDSIIFIANETRPITLSKAILADIRQHKKKDFRQHGFYLSGIRFMTASGQYVVVASAENTYGDEFLRRLIWSLTGLFCLIVGITAFAGWFFAGDALQPMQQIDQTVSAIFPRNRDERLRINKEDDEISRLSSTINRLLDRVAESFRLQRMFVANVSHELKNPLTQISSQLEVSLLNQREPAAYRQTIRSVLDDVGDLVALTHELLQLSQVNQEDATSLLADSVRMDEIMWDIRDEVIATHPRYQINIELGALPDDSDRLAVQGNRTLLATALKNLTENACKFSDNGQALVQMDFSKDVVKVQIQNTGQAIPTADLPYIFEPFYRSRQTADVRGYGVGLSLVERIVRLHRGQISVTSTPGKPTIFSIELPR
- a CDS encoding response regulator transcription factor; this encodes MKLLVVEDEPKTLQAIQQGLEESQFEVDIAYDGLIAKRLALKTNYAAIITDLILPGLNGYELCRQLRAEGITTPILMLTALGETDDKIMGFDAGADQYLTKPFQFAELLARVRSLTKRGTQVSMTAQTLRYGGVEMNLDAKTVTRDGQLIELTAREFALLEFLMRNQGRVLSKPSIAEHVWDLNFDTGTNVVEVYINYLRKKIDRDFSKKLIHTHFGMGYMFKEE